The Podospora bellae-mahoneyi strain CBS 112042 chromosome 7, whole genome shotgun sequence genomic sequence TCGACGTCACTTCAGAATGCGACCCGATGCTCTGGAACTGTGGCTAGCACAGGAATGCAGTAGAATGTCGGTAACACTCGGACTTGGGGAAGCCAAAGTGAGAGAAATCCTTTTGCAAGAATTTCCCCTCTTTTTGACCAACAGTGAGATCGCTTGTGGGCTTGCAGAGAACTTGTGATGGCAGGGGTGAGATTCCCACTCTGTCGGCGGGGCTAAACGAAACAAGAACCGACAGGACGGCCAAGAAATATTCGTGGATTCTGAATGGAAGCTTCATCTGCTCGATTTCTTGGGAGGCATAGCCATAGATATGTGGACTCGAGCCAATACACCAACACAGAAAAGATTGGCAGTGCGTGTTTTTTCTGCTTTTTCAACCCTCAATAATAGACGTACTTATCACTCTTATCGGTTTTTATCGCCCCTCTTACCCCCTGAAGCCCCCTTTCCgccctttcctttccatgTCTTTTTGATCAAGTCGGCAGCCTATAAATGTTTCAACACATGAAATCAGTTTCCGGGCAAGAGGCAATATGTGAATATGAGAGTACCACAAAACCTACCTTCTCCCCAATCACATAAACCGTCAATTGCGTCGTGCCCCCCGGCAAAATTGGGATAACACTCGCGTCCGCCACCCTCAATCCCCTGGTCCCATACACcctcagctcatcatccacaaccccaccctactccctcctcatcttggCCGCCGTTCCAACAGGGTGCCACGCTTGCGGTATGTAGTTCGTCCTGATATACCCCGCCAAATCCTCCCTGCTTGTCACCTTGGCGCCCGGCGCCATCTCGACAGCGCGATATCCCGCTAATGGGCCCTCGGGACCGAAGAAGCGGCGGTAGAACTCGAGGTAGGCGATCATGAGGTCAGTGTCGACGGGGTTGGTCAAGGCGCGGTAGTCGACCACTGGGTCTGGGGCGTCAATGTTGTCGGGGTCGACCGAGACGGTACCGCGGGAGGTGGGGTGGaagttgatgaggttggcgCCGGGGGCGGTACCATACCCGATTACCCAGTgcaggaaggagagggagctgggggaCGAGGAGAGCATTTGCTCCGCGAGGAGGTTTTTTGGGCTTTGTAGCCGCGGAGAACGGAGCTGTCTGTGCCTGGTGCTGCGAAAGAAGCTGGATCCTGGCGAGCGAGGGAAGAGGCGATGGCGGGAGAGGCAGATGGTGCCGCGATGGGGAGTGGAAGATCTGCCACCagaccttgaccttgtcctTCGCTGGGCGGGAGATGGGTCGAGTTCGAGGTAGGTGGTAGGGGTGGTTTTGTAAAATTGAACCGAATAGGGGGTCCGATTGGGTGATCTTGAAAGTTCGCACCCACCCCAGGTAGGCTGACCTTAAAAGGGATTTTGGCCTTCTTTAAGAGAATGCATGGACCTACTCCGCTCAGTTGCAGAAGCAGAGGCGTATGGATGGCTCCTGTCGATATCACAACTTCTTTGTTGGCTTTCACAGGAACTCTCTGTGTCTGTCAAGATGCACTCGACTCCAGTTGCCGCGTTCTCACCACTCAGGACTATCTTGGTAGCCCGTGCGCTTGTCAAAATGTCATAATTCGTCCTGTTCAGACCATCCCAATGGCCAGTTCTCGAATAGGAACGCTGTCGGGTCTTTGGATCCACTGATAATGGGTAGTAAAACACTCCATGGTTGCCGGCGTGTCCGTCCGCTGGTAATGGAATTCCTGGTGTTTGGTGAGACCGTCGTAAATTGTTTCTATGCACCAATCTCATGTTAGTGTCTGGCCTACTCTGAAGGTGAAGGCCCTTCAATACTTTAAAAACATACTGATCGCAGGATTAAGACCGCCTGGGAACGATGCGTAGAGGCGGGTGTCATTATACTGTCCCCAAGCCTGAACGTCGTACGTAATGTTGAAGTCCGCGGCAAGTACCGGGTTCAGGGGAACAAAATGGATTCCCTGTTGTCGTCAGTACATGGCACTCATCTCGTGACGGAAGGTGAAGAGGCTAGGTGCCTTCTTGAAGTAAGGGAGCAATTCTTTCCAGCTCCAATTCGAGCCATTTTTCCCTAACTGATCCCAGATGCCATAGTCCTTTACAGTGCCACGCATCACAACCATACCGTTGACAGCTGAGCTGCTGCCCACGCCAAAGCCCATGCCCAGCGGTATGGTTCTGTTGTTTAGACCTATTTGTGGAACAGACGTGAGATTGTACAAATGCGCAGTTTGACGGTCGCCATTGGGGTCGGATGGATTCCCTTCCAATGCAAGTCAGTACTCCGGAACAAGTAAATGAAAATGAAGTTGGGAACCTACAGAACCTTCCATGTTCGATCACCAGGACAGAGTCTGTTTACAATGAATTAGCATTTGACACACATAAAGCAAGGTATCCGACGCGTACGTTCTGGCAGCTCAGTCAGACGATCTGCAATTGTAAGGCCAGCGGTTCCAGCCCCGACTACGATGTAGTCGTATGAATCTCTTAGTTCTTCGGGAGTTTGAACATGCCTCGCCCTGAGCACCGAGTCTGGGACCGCCACTGCAACAGGCAGGATCCTCGTTATCAGGGAAAGGGCAGCCACGACAAGAGAGATGTTGAATTTACGTGCCATCATCACTGACCGTACGAAAGCAACATGGTTGAAGACATGATTTAGACAGAACAACGCAAAGGACTTGGGCGGGGTCATGATTTGAACTTGACATACCTGACCTTGTTTCATTGCCAAGAGACGGCTGCGTCGGTGCAAGAGACGTGATGATTTTGTGTGACAAGATGCGAGTAAGACGCCCAATTAATATTCCTCCAATTAATTGCTAGTATTGCTGTGTTTAATGCATCCATTGTCACGTTGGCTGCATGTGGACAGTGAAGGATTCAAGCTCTACCGGCATACATCACCATAATACTCCTGAACAATTACCACTATTGGTAGAGTAACTAATGCAACGAAGTGAAACGACAGGCAAGAGCAAACTCAGTTCCATGATATTAACACTAGGTATCACCACCGACTCCCACAAAACTCCTTACTATCATACAACTTGGTTGGCAAACTAttgcagaaaagaaaaacggGGAATCTAGTAGGCCACCTGGCTGTGGAGGCCATCCAGCTCTCTGGCCCAGCACCTGTGCTGGGCAATATTGTGGAAGAACTTCTCCATAAAACCAGCACCGCCCTTGACAATGTCCACCGCCTCACTCAAGCTTCCTGGCTTGGTCTCACGCATAGTCACGACACCATAGCTGTCCTGGACCTCGGCACTCTCCGAGACACTAACAGCTGGCAGGCCGATGGCCTTGTTGACCAAGTCGACAGCTTCGCCTGTGGCTCCAATAGCCTTGAGATGACCAAAGGCCTCCCTGATCCAATGCAGAGCTCTGCCGTTCTTGGACAGAGCGCGAATGGAATCAACACCGCCGGGAATGAAGATGGCGTCCACCATGGTGGAGCGGAAGCCTTccaagtgatgatgaggtgtgGTGCTACCAGCTCCACCGGCGGCAACAATCTTGCTTCTCTTGGTTCCGATAACCAATGGGATGGCCAAGCCAGCCGAGATAGCAGCGTACGCAGCTGAGTAGGCGACCTGATCATACCCATCGGCAACCAAGATGGCGATTCTCCGGGACGCAATGGTAGGCTTTGATCCAGGGAACTCTGTTTGGCTCAAGCCTGGTGCCTTGCGGCCGTGGTTGGGACGGCTGGCCTCCTTGGGGggctcaccaccaaccatctCGGCGACTGTCTGGGCGAGACCCAAGTCGATATCGGCCAATCGAGTCACCATGCGCTCGTACACGACAGGATCCTCACAGTGATCAAGCTCGAATCCgagggcgttgatgatgtggttcTTCTCAACCGCCGACATACTGTTCCAAAATAGTTGCGCCTGAGCAAAATGCTCCTTGAACTTGGCACTGCGGGCGCGGGCCTTGATGCCGGCAACCTTCTCAGCGTATTCAACATACCCGCCTTCCTCGTGAGTAGCAGGCTTGACCTTCTCAAACCGGTTGGGCCAGTAGTTGACGGTGCCTTTGGTGATTGTGTGGCGCATAGCACCATCGCGGTTGAAGTTCATGACGGGGCATACTGGGCGGTTGATGGGAAGTTCCTGCCAGTTGATGCCCAGACGGCTCAATTGTGTATCGAAATAGCTGAAGTTGCGGCCTTGGAGAAGAGGGTCATCGGAGAAGCCAATACCGGGGACGATGTGGCTTGTGCAGAATGCAACCTGCTCAGTCTGTGGGAAGAACTCGTCTGGGTTGCGGTTGAGCTCGAACTCGCCAATGTAACGCACGGGTACCAGATCCTCGGGCCAGATCTTGGTAGCATCCAAGATGTCGAAGTCGAACTTGTGCTCGTCAGCTTCAGGGATCACCTGAATACCGAACTTCCACTTGGGGAAGACACCGTTCTCGATGGCCTCCCACAGGTCCTTGCGATGGAAGTCTGGATCCTGGCCGGCAAGCTTGAGGGCCTCGTCCCAAATAAGAGAGTGCACGCCGAGTTCAGGGGTGAAGATGAACTTGACAAAGTGACGCTCTCCCTTGGCGTTGATGAGCGTGAAGGTGTTGACGCCAAATCCTTGCATCATACGGTACGAACGAGGAATACCTCTGTCGCTCATCTAACGGGCCCGGCATGTTAGCTCTCCAGTCACGTCAACAGAGTCATCAGGTCACAACTTACCGCCCACATGAACATGTGCGTCGCCTCGGTGTGGTTGTACTGGAAATCCCAGAAGTTGTTATGGGCTGTCTGGGCCTGGGGAACCTCGTTGTGTGGCTCGGGTTTGCCAGCATGGATGACATCGGGAAACTTGATGGCGTCCTGAATGAAAAACACGGGAATATTGTTGGCGACAATATCCCAGTTTCCTTCCTGGGTGTAGAACTTGATCGCAAAACCTCGCACATCGCGAACGGTATCAGCGCTGCCCCGGCTACCGAGCACTGTCGAAAACCGGATAAAAATGGGCGTCTCGCGCGATGTGTCGGTAAGGATTGGAGCAAAAGTGACATCCTCGGCACTCTCGAAGAGCTTGAACTTGCCGAAGGCACCGCTGCCACGGGCATGGACGACGCGCTCTGGGATTCTTTCGTGGTCGAATCTGTGAATCTGTCCAGGTGTCAGTTGCGAGTTGGCAAGAAGTGAGCCATAAAAAAACATACTCTCTCGCGAGCAAAGGGGTCTTCCAACAGCATAGGACCAGTCTTGTCGTTGTTGACGATCTTGAGCCAGTCATCGGCAGAGGTCTGCTTCACACCATAGTCTGTTGTGAGGCGGGCCTTGTCTGACAtctccttggtctccttcTGAAGGTCGGCGACCTTGTCACCCCCTCGGGGCCCAAGAACGGCGTGCTGTACTTTCTCCATGGAGGGCAAATAACTGGCCATACAACGTGTTGGTCGAGCTGGAGGTGTGTGCAATTGGTGGGCGAGGGTACTGAGAGTTGGTGCTAGGTAGCGCTGATAGGATTCGGGATGGAAAAGAGAATCAGTATACTACAAGAATTCCATTGACAGAAACAATGGCATCTGGGGAAGCTGCTATAAAGGTGCGGTTTGGGGCAGCCGGCACTTCAATGTCCATGACGTCAAAGAAGACGGAGGACCAGTCGCGTCAGCGGGGTATTCACCCCGGTGGGGGATTGCAATGGCCATGATTGGATGCATGCTCTGGCATTCCCATCTGAAAACATCTCGATGAGACTCCCAGTCACGATCGTCCCGTCTTTATTGCCCATCCAGAGCTTGTTGCACTTGCTGCAAATGGTCAAATGTGGATGCAAAAGCCGCGACTTCAGAGTCTCTGATGTCATGCAGCCCAAATAGCTCCGTCTGGCCCTGATTGGCCAACCAAGCACAACCCTGATGTCTTGGAACCCCGCCCCCACATTCCAAGAAGCCAAGAACACACCCAAAAGGGAATTTCTTTTTCAGGTCCAGGCAACATCCATTAGAGATTAACCGTTTGTTCATTATCACATGCATGGACATAAACTTCTAAAATAACTCCCTTGAAGTATACAGCCCCCCTCAACTCACTTAGCAACGTCTTCCATACCCTCCATAACCACCATGATGTCGCCCGCCCATCCTCGGCCCTGAACCCATCATGACAGGCCCATGTCTTCTTCGACCGCCCCCCATCATTCcgccaaaccctcctccgccgccataACCATGTCCTCCCCCGCAGCCGTTTTGGACTACCACTGGTCTGGGTCCTGCGCCATAGGCACCCCCGTAGCGACGGGATGATTTAGATCCGAAACCGAAGCACATGGTGTTTTGACTTGTGAATGTTGCAGCTTAAGGTAAGTATGCTGACAGTTGGTGGTCTGATGTTGACTTGTGGCAGTAGACGTTGAAGTGTGTTTTGAATTCTGGTCTTTGATCTTTTGGATGGAAATCATGTGCGTGACAActtggttgaggttgaatgTTCTGTGATGAGCCCGTTGATGTGTTTGATGAGAACCTTCAACTGTTCATGTCTTGACAGACTTTATATCCCCAAGTCTTCAGCGTTTGTCTGGCTGGCGTCGTCATCGCTTCAACCATATCTCAAGAGTGAGATGGTGAGGACGCAAGCCAAGCTAAACTGTTATCACTCTCAAATGAGCATGATGTCAGTCCAGCCTTTGAGTCTCTGTGAGATAGCGAATGCCAGCTTCGAAATGTGGGGTTCAGGTTGAAACAAGCTTCACCCTCATCCCGGTAGGGACTTGGGACGCGACGACAAAGCCGACAAACCAAGGAGAACCAATCGCCACCCTTGCCGAATTCCGGTCTATTCGTGTCTATTTCGTTTTATCACCGGATGCAAGTGCCGTTGCCAACAGCTGGTCGGTAACCAACTTAGCCTTGTGCGCGAAGCCCATCAAGTCATCACCATACTTTTCTTTAAACTTGCCATCAAACACCTCTACACTGACCCAGCCCCTAAAACCTGTTCTGAGCACTGCTTCAGCGAACTCCACGATTGGGAGGTATCCCCCGTCATATCTTTGGTTCTCAGTCAGCTCCAGTACACGCCAAGTGTTGAGTCGTGGAACGGAACTTACGGCAGGGGTCTCCAGTCGTggctccatctccctctaGGTCTCAGGCCTTGTTCTACCACATCTGCCAGCGGCTCATCCATCTTGTATGCGTCACTTATCTGCAGGAAATAGATCTTATCCGACGGGACCGTGCGCGCCAGCTCTTCAAGACTGTCCTTATACCGCACGGTGAGGTCTGTAGCCGAGACCCCTTCAATGAGACGTGACGCTGTAGTTGGATCTCCCCATTCCCCACCAGCTGTCTGGAATGTATCTAGACACAGTCCAACGTTGGGCCGATCAACCATCTTGACAATTTCCCAAACCTCCTTCCATGTGGGAGCCCGTGTTGCCCAACACCAATTCTCATAAGCAAGTTTGAAGCCGTGTGGTGCAAGCATATCGGCCAGCTCCCGGAGGTCCGCTGCCAGATCCgaaaaggaggatgagatgcCCGCCGAGTCGGACGAACCAACTTGGAGCATATCAATGCCTGTGGCATCCATGATTCTGATCCAGCCTTTCGCGCGAGCAAACGCGTCCTGACGCTCACGGCTTCCAGCAGGCCAGCCTTCAAAGTTTGCAAAGGGTTGGAGGACCATGATGACAAGTTCGTGGCGGCTGCAGAGATCCTTTACTGCCTTTCCTGCCTCACAGAGGGTATCGTAATCGTCCTCGGCGACATCGCGGCCAAAGTGCAGCGTAGCGTATGAGAGCAAGTCTGGGAAGGAGAGTTCTATGCCTTGAAAGCCTGCTGCGCGGATGGCTTCGATCTTTTGGTGCAGTGTGTGTTTTGGCAAGCCGATGGAGCATGATGCGAAGGCGAGGGGAACCTGTGTTGTCGACATCGTCATTCGTTCGGATACTTGGGCGGGATTTCGATATTGGGCGAACAGAGGTGGTAAAGTGAGGCCACAAAATCACCTTTTAGGAGACTTTCGTGACTTCGATGATGTCAGCGTTACTCGACACCACcccacaccatcacccttCAACCAATCCCGACAATGGACCAACAAGTGCAAAGAAGAGGTCGAGCCATCATCGAAAAAGATATATCATGAGCATCATCACACAAAATGCCGACTCTAAAGAAACTTGGTTCATCTCTCGCCCTCCCATGATAATGCCGAGCAACTCTCCACCTCACTGACACGGGCAAAGACAGATATTTTGTAAGCATCACCATGGATGTCAACAAAATTGGAATGATAGGCACAGGCTCCATGGGGGGCATGATGTCTCTCCTCCCAGCCGACCACAACATCCACGCGCACTTTTACGACCTCGACCGCCCCAACGTCAAGAAGCTTCTCTCTCAAGCAGCTGACACAAACCATTCAGACAAAATAACCCATCATGAAGTCCACAAGTCTCTCTGTTCGGCTCTCCCTTCCGACTCCCCCCAGGTCTTCATATTTTCCATCCCCCACGGTAGCACTACCGCGCCACCGAGCTCAGACAGGAGGAGCCCAAGAGGATCGGGGTGTATTACATTGGTATGGGTGTGTCTGGAGGGTACCAGTCCGCAAGGCAGGGCCCAAGTACATCTCCGGAATGAGCTGATCAGGCGCTGGACGCTGTGATGCCATTCCTGGAGAAAATAGCGACAAAGGATGGCAAGAGAAGACCATGTGTGAAGAAGCTGGGGCCGGGCGGGACTGGGCACTACGTCAAAATGGTTCACAATGGAATCGAGCACGGGATGATGACGGCGTTTTCTGAGGCTTGGGAAGTCATGACCACGGGGCTTGGCATGAGTTACAATGAGGTGGGCGACGTCTTTCGAAAATGAAACGATAATGGTCACTTGAGGGAACTTTCTGGTTGACATTGGCGCTCAAGTGTGTGTGTAAGATGAAAGGAAAGTGTGGGGAGCATGTACTGGGGGGTTTCAATGACAGGGTCGTACAGGACGTCGCCAATTCCGCGGGGACTGGGACGTGGGCTGCAGAGGAAGGAATTCGATTGCATGTGGTGCACCCGACGATAGCTCTGTCTCGCATCTTTCGTGCGGCATTGACTGAAGCGGCCAAGAGAGAAAGCATCAAAAAGGCACTGGGCGGAGGTGTTCAGCCAGGCAAAATCAACGGCATTGTGGGTAGGAAGAAGTTAGTGCATGAGGAGGTCCAGCAGGCGATGTATGCCTCGTTATTGATGTCTTTCATTCAGGGGCTACACATGCTGTCAAGGGCGAGTCAGGAAAATGGATGGAACATCAACTTCCTAGATGTTCTGCAGGTCTGGAGGGCTGGGTGCATCATTCAGAGCGATGGTATTGTTGATTTCCTTGAAGGCGTCCACAAGACCAGCAAGTTGGACCATGATAACCTACCTGCTTCCACGAGTGTGGTCGAAGAGCTTCAACGAGATTATCCTGGACTTGAAGCAGCGGTATGGCGAGCAATTGAGGCAGACCTTCACGTGCCAGCGTTGAGCGCCAGCCTAGAATACTTCAAGTACTCAAGCTCCACTAGTCTTCCAACCCAGTTCGGTAGGTTTAATTTTTGATACGTATCTTAACCCTGCTAACTAACAGGCGCCTTACGGAGGAAGCCGAATTGGATTACTTTGGGGCTCACATGTTTAACCTCAGGTTCGAGGGTCCAGGAAAGCCCCAGACTGGCAGTTATCATTTTGAGTGGAAGGAGGCTAAAGGCAGTCAGGAGACGTAGTTCCATGTTCAGATCGACCTTGCTCAGTTCATTAAGTGCCGTCAACCAACCTAGTGACTTCGCCGCGCCTTGGCCGCTCCTTGGCTGAGCTGAAGTATTATCAGACCGAAGCTGGGTCTGAACAGACAATGTTTGCAATAGCTGAAGTACGACGAGAACCGTCGTTATGTAATGTATTAGAATCTATGTACCTACGGTGCCACCTGATGTGACTGATAGGTATTCCATCATTGTTAGAATAACCCGCCGGACAAACCTAGTGGACTCGATGAAAGAGCCACTTTGCAGCGGTGAAGAGACTTGACCCTTCAGCTCCATATTGTGAACTACTTGAGGACCctggggtgggtttggccGGACCCTCTTTGATGAAACCTCGAGTCCTAAACTACATCGCACTCAAGTAGGCACTGACGAATTACACCGCACTATGTCCACGGAATGCATTGCGCTTACTCCTTCGTGTGTCTGTCCCGGCAAAAGCAATCCTTTTCAAGTTGAAAACAGGGgctgggggtgatggagTCTTGCTACTACTCTCAGCAGCTAACTGAGCGCGAGACAAATCCGGACTCGGTGGTGGAATGTCGGCCTTTTCGTCTCTCCTTGCCGAGAGAGTGAAAAAGTCACGGATAAAGCTGTGGTCCAGTTTCCGAGGCCGCCTGTCCTCAGTCCAGTACCGCTCTTCACTGAGCTCCTTGGACAGATGCTGTCTGAAGAACCGATCTTGCGATACCCACCACGTCCGCCAGAGAATAAAGATAATAAAGGTGAGTGGGAGTGCAAGGGCCCAGTAAAGCCAAAATCGTTCTGGCGTTTCGGGCAGCCTATCGCCATCGTATTCCTCGTCATTCCATTTTTCAAACATGGCCATGCCAAGGAGGCTGGCGATAAAATCACCCGGAAG encodes the following:
- the cat1 gene encoding catalase 1 (EggNog:ENOG503NUEX; COG:Q), giving the protein MASYLPSMEKVQHAVLGPRGGDKVADLQKETKEMSDKARLTTDYGVKQTSADDWLKIVNNDKTGPMLLEDPFARERIHRFDHERIPERVVHARGSGAFGKFKLFESAEDVTFAPILTDTSRETPIFIRFSTVLGSRGSADTVRDVRGFAIKFYTQEGNWDIVANNIPVFFIQDAIKFPDVIHAGKPEPHNEVPQAQTAHNNFWDFQYNHTEATHMFMWAMSDRGIPRSYRMMQGFGVNTFTLINAKGERHFVKFIFTPELGVHSLIWDEALKLAGQDPDFHRKDLWEAIENGVFPKWKFGIQVIPEADEHKFDFDILDATKIWPEDLVPVRYIGEFELNRNPDEFFPQTEQVAFCTSHIVPGIGFSDDPLLQGRNFSYFDTQLSRLGINWQELPINRPVCPVMNFNRDGAMRHTITKGTVNYWPNRFEKVKPATHEEGGYVEYAEKVAGIKARARSAKFKEHFAQAQLFWNSMSAVEKNHIINALGFELDHCEDPVVYERMVTRLADIDLGLAQTVAEMVGGEPPKEASRPNHGRKAPGLSQTEFPGSKPTIASRRIAILVADGYDQVAYSAAYAAISAGLAIPLVIGTKRSKIVAAGGAGSTTPHHHLEGFRSTMVDAIFIPGGVDSIRALSKNGRALHWIREAFGHLKAIGATGEAVDLVNKAIGLPAVSVSESAEVQDSYGVVTMRETKPGSLSEAVDIVKGGAGFMEKFFHNIAQHRCWARELDGLHSQVAY
- a CDS encoding hypothetical protein (EggNog:ENOG503NU34; COG:S), translated to MTMSTTQVPLAFASCSIGLPKHTLHQKIEAIRAAGFQGIELSFPDLLSYATLHFGRDVAEDDYDTLCEAGKAVKDLCSRHELVIMVLQPFANFEGWPAGSRERQDAFARAKGWIRIMDATGIDMLQVGSSDSAGISSSFSDLAADLRELADMLAPHGFKLAYENWCWATRAPTWKEVWEIVKMVDRPNVGLCLDTFQTAGGEWGDPTTASRLIEGVSATDLTVRYKDSLEELARTVPSDKIYFLQISDAYKMDEPLADVVEQGLRPRGRWSHDWRPLPYDGGYLPIVEFAEAVLRTGFRGWVSVEVFDGKFKEKYGDDLMGFAHKAKLVTDQLLATALASGDKTK
- a CDS encoding hypothetical protein (COG:G; EggNog:ENOG503NYAF); this encodes MVHNGIEHGMMTAFSEAWEVMTTGLGMSYNEDVANSAGTGTWAAEEGIRLHVVHPTIALSRIFRAALTEAAKRESIKKALGGGVQPGKINGIVGRKKLVHEEVQQAMYASLLMSFIQGLHMLSRASQENGWNINFLDVLQVWRAGCIIQSDGIVDFLEGVHKTSKLDHDNLPASTSVVEELQRDYPGLEAAVWRAIEADLHVPALSASLEYFKYSSSTSLPTQFAELDYFGAHMFNLRFEGPGKPQTGSYHFEWKEAKGSQET
- a CDS encoding hypothetical protein (CAZy:AA3; EggNog:ENOG503NUFD; COG:E) — translated: MKQGQVCQVQIMTPPKSFALFCLNHVFNHVAFVRSVMMARKFNISLVVAALSLITRILPVAVAVPDSVLRARHVQTPEELRDSYDYIVVGAGTAGLTIADRLTELPERNPSDPNGDRQTAHLYNLTSVPQIGLNNRTIPLGMGFGVGSSSAVNGMVVMRGTVKDYGIWDQLGKNGSNWSWKELLPYFKKAPSLFTFRHEMRNPFCSPEPGTCRGLQHYAWGQYNDTRLYASFPGGLNPAIRIPLPADGHAGNHGVFYYPLSVDPKTRQRSYSRTGHWDGLNRTNYDILTSARATKIVLSGENAATGVECILTDTESSCESQQRSCDIDRSHPYASASATERSPCILLKKAKIPFKPTWGGCELSRSPNRTPYSVQFYKTTPTTYLELDPSPAQRRTRSRSGGRSSTPHRGTICLSRHRLFPRSPGSSFFRSTRHRQLRSPRLQSPKNLLAEQMLSSSPSSLSFLHWVIGYGTAPGANLINFHPTSRGTVSVDPDNIDAPDPVVDYRALTNPVDTDLMIAYLEFYRRFFGPEGPLAGYRAVEMAPGAKVTSREDLAGYIRTNYIPQAWHPGGVVDDELRVYGTRGLRVADASVIPILPGGTTQLTVYVIGEKAADLIKKTWKGKGGKGASGGKRGDKNR